A window from Chlamydia gallinacea 08-1274/3 encodes these proteins:
- a CDS encoding HAD family hydrolase, translating into MTLHIQDYQVFFFDLDGLLVDTEPLYYRAFLSVCRQYNVNITIDFLTYYRFAMLGRDAFQKEIVTRFPEMQTLFPQCFYEREKFYQRFLSTEVPRLLPGVKEFLDLLSKQKKTLGVVTNSSRISVERFYDMFPIFAHFQFFVTREDYERPKPYSDSYCYAYQNFVREGERVIGFEDSVKGLRALAGIPAALVGINSKCTFSIASHQDFYDKELYYFPSFCDLMAHVGEQNHW; encoded by the coding sequence GTGACTCTACATATTCAGGACTACCAGGTATTTTTTTTTGATTTAGATGGTTTGCTTGTGGATACAGAACCTCTGTATTACCGTGCTTTTTTGTCAGTATGTCGTCAGTATAACGTAAACATCACGATAGATTTCCTTACGTATTATCGATTCGCTATGTTAGGTAGGGACGCATTCCAAAAAGAAATAGTCACTCGTTTCCCAGAAATGCAGACATTGTTTCCGCAGTGTTTTTATGAAAGAGAGAAATTTTACCAACGGTTTCTTTCTACCGAGGTCCCTAGGCTCTTACCAGGAGTTAAGGAGTTTTTAGACTTGTTAAGTAAGCAAAAAAAAACTCTGGGGGTGGTGACGAATTCTTCACGCATTTCTGTAGAGCGTTTTTATGATATGTTTCCAATTTTTGCACATTTTCAATTTTTCGTGACTCGTGAAGACTATGAGCGTCCTAAGCCTTATAGTGATAGCTATTGCTATGCATACCAGAATTTTGTTCGTGAAGGAGAAAGAGTTATTGGTTTTGAAGATAGTGTCAAGGGTCTGCGTGCTCTTGCAGGAATTCCAGCAGCTTTGGTAGGTATTAATTCTAAGTGTACATTTTCGATTGCGAGTCATCAGGATTTTTATGACAAAGAGTTGTATTATTTCCCATCTTTCTGTGATTTAATGGCACATGTAGGTGAACAAAACCACTGGTAG
- a CDS encoding LysM peptidoglycan-binding domain-containing protein — MTAQKKTRWLWQALALSIALNIVFLLLFYTTIFRKDIYKLQLFSGPLVAKSYHVQKIPEDFLNYLSESSLEDLYCLLDEDRLLYGRPIKVWALSVAMHTYNVDIASVLPHPITFTELRSEDKTWLLPNLDQTDYRCIRQYLSCQRYPFTSQGLFSILARSIDCEQVDEECLYHFCLTEEFLYLRTLLCGAEEQVATVATLARMVIRHGEHVFFSLCDQQSRSSFISDQQRRKVLCTYIELGEPLAALLLLVHDEDWVIHEFSDDALQSFVSLLPSGSSYSENFVSRLLASPRGHLFHYPKEVIDQEDKQMEEREYVIQEGDSLWLIARRFGVTIEAIMRENHMNHHRLLPGKRLKLPPKSW; from the coding sequence ATGACTGCGCAAAAAAAAACCCGGTGGTTATGGCAAGCACTAGCTTTAAGTATAGCGTTAAATATTGTTTTTTTACTTTTGTTTTACACAACGATTTTTCGTAAAGATATTTATAAATTGCAATTATTTTCTGGGCCTTTAGTTGCTAAAAGTTATCATGTTCAAAAAATCCCGGAGGACTTTTTAAACTATTTATCGGAATCTTCTTTGGAGGATTTGTATTGTTTATTGGATGAAGATCGTTTGCTTTATGGTCGCCCCATTAAAGTATGGGCTTTAAGTGTGGCTATGCATACGTATAATGTAGATATAGCAAGTGTACTTCCTCACCCCATAACATTTACTGAATTGCGTAGTGAGGACAAAACTTGGTTGCTTCCTAATCTTGATCAAACAGATTATCGTTGTATTCGACAGTACTTGTCTTGCCAGAGGTATCCTTTTACTTCTCAGGGATTATTTTCGATTCTTGCTCGGTCTATAGACTGCGAGCAGGTTGATGAAGAGTGTTTGTATCATTTTTGTCTTACGGAAGAATTTCTTTACCTAAGAACATTACTTTGCGGTGCTGAGGAACAGGTGGCTACAGTAGCTACTTTAGCGCGTATGGTCATACGTCATGGAGAGCACGTGTTTTTTTCTCTGTGTGATCAGCAAAGTCGGTCTTCGTTTATATCTGACCAACAACGCAGGAAAGTTTTATGTACCTATATAGAGTTAGGTGAGCCTTTAGCGGCTCTACTCTTGTTAGTTCATGACGAAGATTGGGTGATTCATGAATTCTCTGACGATGCTTTGCAGTCGTTTGTGTCTCTTCTTCCTAGTGGATCTTCCTATAGTGAAAATTTTGTTTCTCGATTGCTTGCTTCGCCGCGAGGTCATCTTTTTCACTATCCTAAGGAGGTTATAGATCAAGAGGACAAGCAAATGGAAGAAAGGGAGTACGTGATACAGGAGGGAGATTCATTATGGTTGATTGCGCGGCGTTTTGGAGTCACTATAGAAGCCATTATGCGTGAGAATCATATGAATCATCATCGGTTGCTTCCGGGGAAACGCCTAAAGCTTCCTCCAAAGTCGTGGTAG
- the pheT gene encoding phenylalanine--tRNA ligase subunit beta has translation MRVSLSLLQKFFSSSLSLKQIVEACDRIGIEIETPLSHAHSFIVTAKIIATSHHPNADHLVVATLFDGNAEYQIVCGAPNCHVGSIVPLALPGAKVYDQAGCLYTIKKSKLRGIESQGMCCGADELGFPHLQAQGKNLFVFPETSPLGEDVYTLLSDTSIECSLTPNLGHCASILGLAREITHVSPTTLTIPTDFSFSPLPRQTQNTPQHDLTICPFFCYVKISGVSSQPSPQELQDILKACKYKPINAIVDITNYIMLALGQPLHAYNAQAIDYESLCAQKASSPHNLQLLSNEEVLIPQGLPIICDKNHTVALAGVMGSLESSFQETTTEIILEAAYFDPKAIRQSQTYIPINSEAAYRFTRGTDSHNVLPALYAAIHYIKKLFPQAQVSPIRILGEKTPTKTLTLRKTTVQRILGNQDSEETLKVKLHTLGFSVTSQHEAITVEIPSYRHDIHQEIDLVEEICRIEPWHIEKRHSVPVYTPIYSLKRKIVDFLSQSGLQQFFTCDLLDTETVALDRQQKNNQTIHLQGSKYATSLRTSLLPGLLKSTATNLNRQAPYVHAFELGTTYTKVNTRYCETQNLGIILSGQAEQISWMSQNRPLSFFSIKGWVEKLFHHLRISLSAYTIQEGHHENFHPYQQAEIYLHKRVIGQFGTLHPHLCKKAQIKCPVFFAEISVDALISTQKKSQKRYQPYPIYPSSFRDITLTVPESLPADSLRRKLLSFPSKWLESVSIISIYQNRDSTTPNKNVSLRLVFQDKERTLSNQEIEEEHERLLARLKQELNDTIGTIET, from the coding sequence ATGCGAGTTTCTTTATCTTTATTACAAAAATTTTTTTCTTCTTCTTTATCTTTAAAGCAAATTGTAGAAGCTTGTGATCGCATAGGAATCGAAATCGAAACACCCCTATCCCACGCACACTCCTTTATTGTTACAGCCAAAATCATAGCAACTTCTCACCACCCCAACGCTGATCATTTAGTTGTCGCTACACTATTTGACGGAAACGCAGAATATCAAATTGTTTGTGGAGCTCCTAATTGTCATGTAGGAAGCATTGTGCCCCTAGCACTTCCAGGGGCCAAAGTATATGATCAAGCAGGTTGCTTATATACAATAAAAAAATCAAAATTGCGCGGTATAGAATCTCAAGGCATGTGCTGTGGAGCTGATGAACTTGGTTTTCCACATTTACAAGCTCAGGGAAAAAACTTATTTGTATTCCCTGAAACTTCTCCTCTAGGAGAAGACGTCTACACCCTCTTATCTGATACCTCCATAGAATGCTCTCTAACACCTAACTTAGGCCATTGCGCCTCAATTTTAGGCCTTGCTAGAGAAATTACTCATGTTTCTCCAACAACACTCACCATCCCCACAGATTTTTCCTTTTCTCCTCTACCAAGACAAACACAAAATACCCCACAACACGATCTTACAATTTGTCCTTTCTTTTGCTATGTAAAAATCTCTGGAGTTTCTTCGCAACCCTCTCCCCAAGAGCTCCAAGATATTCTCAAAGCCTGTAAATATAAGCCGATAAATGCGATCGTTGATATTACTAATTACATCATGCTTGCTTTAGGACAACCACTTCATGCCTATAATGCGCAAGCCATTGATTATGAATCTCTATGTGCACAAAAAGCAAGTTCTCCTCATAATCTCCAACTACTCAGTAACGAAGAAGTCCTCATTCCTCAAGGATTGCCGATCATCTGTGATAAAAATCATACGGTAGCCTTAGCAGGAGTAATGGGAAGTTTAGAGTCTTCATTCCAAGAGACAACAACAGAAATTATCTTAGAAGCTGCGTACTTTGATCCTAAAGCAATTCGCCAATCACAAACATACATTCCCATCAACTCCGAAGCTGCCTACCGCTTTACGCGAGGTACTGATTCTCACAATGTACTTCCTGCACTGTATGCAGCTATCCACTATATTAAAAAACTTTTCCCCCAGGCTCAGGTTTCCCCTATACGAATTCTTGGAGAAAAAACTCCTACAAAAACTCTTACATTAAGAAAAACAACGGTTCAAAGAATTCTTGGCAACCAAGATTCAGAAGAAACTCTCAAAGTCAAACTGCATACCTTAGGTTTCTCTGTTACCTCACAACACGAAGCTATCACTGTAGAAATTCCTTCCTACCGTCACGATATCCATCAAGAAATTGATTTAGTTGAGGAAATCTGCCGAATCGAACCTTGGCACATAGAAAAAAGACATTCTGTTCCTGTATATACTCCTATCTATTCCCTAAAAAGAAAAATTGTGGACTTCTTATCGCAATCTGGTTTACAGCAATTTTTCACCTGCGACCTTTTAGATACTGAAACAGTAGCCCTTGACAGGCAGCAGAAAAACAACCAAACAATTCACCTTCAAGGATCCAAATACGCAACAAGCTTACGTACTTCATTACTCCCGGGATTACTAAAAAGCACAGCAACCAATCTTAATAGACAAGCTCCTTACGTTCATGCCTTTGAATTAGGAACCACCTATACAAAAGTAAATACACGTTACTGCGAAACCCAAAATCTAGGGATTATTCTATCAGGGCAAGCAGAACAGATTTCCTGGATGTCTCAGAATCGGCCTTTATCTTTCTTCTCTATCAAGGGGTGGGTGGAAAAGTTATTTCATCACTTACGTATTTCGCTATCTGCGTATACAATTCAGGAAGGCCATCATGAAAATTTTCATCCATACCAACAAGCAGAAATTTATTTACATAAGCGCGTAATAGGACAATTCGGAACGTTACATCCTCACCTATGTAAAAAAGCCCAAATCAAGTGTCCTGTATTTTTTGCTGAAATTTCTGTAGATGCTCTAATATCTACACAAAAGAAATCACAAAAACGCTATCAGCCATACCCTATTTACCCCTCATCCTTCAGAGACATAACGCTCACTGTTCCCGAATCCCTTCCCGCAGATTCCCTACGTAGGAAACTTTTAAGTTTCCCATCTAAATGGCTTGAAAGTGTTTCCATTATCAGTATATATCAAAATAGGGACTCTACGACACCTAACAAGAACGTCTCTTTACGCCTTGTATTTCAAGACAAAGAACGAACGTTATCAAATCAAGAAATTGAAGAAGAACATGAGCGTTTACTTGCTAGGCTCAAGCAAGAACTAAACGACACAATAGGAACTATCGAGACATGA
- a CDS encoding sigma-54-dependent transcriptional regulator: protein MGIKNILIIDDEPLLRDFLSELLLSRGYVPSCADNVKHGCHKIKTEQFDLIISDMNMPDGTGLDIIKTTKKYAPHLPVLVITAYGTIENAVQAMRYGAFNYLTKPFSSEALLAFIQKAKQLQDLVHENLLLKSQVPTESHPLIAESPSMKEILSKAKKAARSSANIFIHGESGCGKELLAFFIHSHSPRSLHPYIKVNCAAIPETLLESEFFGHEKGAFTGASAKKAGRFELAHRGTLLLDEITEIPVHLQAKLLRVIQEKEFEHLGGTKTLSVDVRILSTSNRNLKEAVEEKTFRQDLFYRLNVIPLYLPPLRERKEDILPLAQYFLEKFCALNNRPLKTLSEKAKLALMDYPWPGNIRELSNVIERVVILENPTHLTESMLALC, encoded by the coding sequence ATGGGCATCAAAAATATATTAATAATAGACGATGAACCCCTATTAAGAGATTTTCTTTCAGAACTTCTTTTATCTCGAGGCTATGTCCCCAGCTGTGCGGACAATGTAAAACACGGTTGTCACAAAATTAAAACAGAACAATTTGACTTGATTATTTCTGACATGAATATGCCTGATGGGACAGGTCTCGACATTATTAAAACAACAAAAAAATATGCTCCTCACCTTCCTGTTTTAGTCATTACCGCCTATGGGACTATAGAAAATGCTGTACAAGCTATGCGCTATGGAGCATTCAACTATCTTACCAAACCCTTTTCTTCGGAAGCTCTACTCGCCTTTATCCAGAAAGCCAAACAACTCCAAGATCTTGTCCATGAAAATTTACTTCTCAAATCACAAGTCCCTACAGAATCCCACCCTTTAATTGCGGAAAGCCCCTCGATGAAAGAGATTCTTTCTAAAGCCAAAAAAGCAGCTCGTAGTTCTGCTAATATTTTTATTCATGGTGAATCTGGATGCGGTAAAGAACTCCTAGCATTTTTCATTCATAGCCATTCCCCTCGCTCTTTACACCCCTATATCAAGGTCAATTGCGCTGCAATTCCTGAAACTCTTTTAGAATCTGAGTTTTTCGGTCACGAAAAAGGCGCATTTACAGGAGCCTCAGCAAAAAAAGCCGGGAGATTTGAGCTTGCACACAGGGGGACCCTCCTTTTAGATGAAATCACCGAAATTCCCGTGCACTTACAAGCAAAACTTTTGCGTGTCATCCAAGAAAAAGAATTCGAACATCTCGGAGGAACAAAAACTCTATCCGTAGACGTGCGCATTCTCTCTACATCAAATAGAAACTTAAAAGAAGCCGTTGAAGAAAAAACCTTTCGCCAAGATCTTTTTTACCGCCTGAACGTGATTCCCCTTTATCTCCCTCCATTAAGAGAACGTAAAGAAGATATCCTTCCCCTAGCACAGTATTTCTTAGAAAAATTCTGTGCTTTAAATAATCGTCCATTAAAAACCCTTTCAGAAAAAGCAAAATTGGCTCTAATGGACTATCCCTGGCCAGGGAATATCCGCGAACTATCCAATGTTATTGAACGCGTGGTGATTCTGGAAAATCCTACACACCTAACCGAGTCCATGTTAGCTTTGTGTTAA
- a CDS encoding HPF/RaiA family ribosome-associated protein has protein sequence MQNPRRRSTKKSSPQQRKNVEVTITGKSFHISSPLRQLILEKSQHLPVTSIHIVLISHKDKQGTEVHLLASKGKESFQVQTHSPNPYSAVISAFKKIRTLTHKHREIRRDKKKHNLGLSKKEELVLQLEEADHQYDDVLPVENLDAWDALKCYGFIPSMLKKHLSKKKVPLPILSEEEALQKFSSSQDKALVFLNEKEHKIQLIYKQNNDKYVIIEPLLPPGFHNIT, from the coding sequence ATGCAAAATCCTCGGCGACGATCAACAAAAAAATCATCCCCCCAGCAACGGAAAAATGTTGAGGTAACCATTACGGGAAAATCCTTTCATATTTCCTCCCCTCTGCGCCAATTAATTTTAGAAAAAAGCCAGCACCTTCCTGTAACATCGATTCATATTGTTTTAATTTCACACAAGGATAAACAGGGAACAGAAGTCCATCTGCTTGCTTCTAAAGGGAAAGAATCTTTCCAAGTACAAACGCACAGCCCTAATCCCTATAGTGCAGTTATTTCTGCGTTTAAAAAAATACGCACACTCACTCATAAGCATCGAGAAATACGTCGCGATAAAAAGAAACATAATCTAGGATTATCAAAAAAAGAAGAACTCGTCCTTCAACTAGAAGAAGCTGATCATCAATATGATGATGTTTTACCCGTAGAAAACCTAGATGCCTGGGATGCTTTAAAATGCTATGGCTTCATTCCTAGTATGCTGAAAAAACACCTGTCTAAGAAAAAAGTCCCTCTTCCTATACTCTCTGAAGAAGAGGCCTTACAAAAATTTTCTTCTTCTCAGGATAAAGCTCTTGTATTCCTAAATGAAAAAGAACATAAAATTCAATTGATCTACAAACAAAACAACGACAAGTATGTCATCATCGAACCCCTTCTCCCCCCAGGATTCCACAATATCACGTAG
- the yidD gene encoding membrane protein insertion efficiency factor YidD yields MFSTLFNFCKNFPLHLLCGCIYLYRWTISPLLGSPCRFFPTCSQYALQALKHHGCIRGLQLIIKRLGKCGPWHPGGIDLVPTTTLEEALGVSPEATDDDSYDSHA; encoded by the coding sequence ATGTTTTCAACGTTATTTAATTTTTGTAAAAATTTTCCTCTGCACCTACTCTGCGGCTGTATTTATCTCTACAGATGGACCATCTCTCCTCTATTAGGTTCCCCTTGCCGATTTTTCCCCACATGCTCACAATATGCTTTACAAGCACTAAAACACCATGGATGCATACGCGGACTACAATTAATCATAAAAAGACTAGGAAAATGCGGCCCCTGGCATCCCGGAGGCATTGATCTAGTCCCTACCACGACTTTGGAGGAAGCTTTAGGCGTTTCCCCGGAAGCAACCGATGATGATTCATATGATTCTCACGCATAA
- a CDS encoding toxin-antitoxin system YwqK family antitoxin, whose product MKQLLFFVYALTFSCFTYGSILKQDASIMKETFRNNYGIIVSGKDWVKRGCDGTITKVLKDGSTLYETYTQGLLHGKVTQTFPHSTTLAVIKTYDQGRLVSHKTFFSNGLPSQEEIFQEDGALIITRWPDNNNNDTITDPYFTETTHYGRVIEGNYSSFNGKYFSSIRNGEGVRSTFSVNNVLLSEETFSDGVLIKKTTFYPTRDPETITHYTNGQPHGLRLTYLPGGIPNTIEEWRYGYQDGTTIVFKNGCKVAEIPFIKGIKEGFELRYNENEIIAEEVSWKNNRLHGIRKIYAAGIYKCEWYHRGRLVSKAKFERLNNAG is encoded by the coding sequence ATGAAACAACTACTTTTTTTCGTTTACGCGCTCACTTTCTCGTGCTTTACTTACGGATCTATCCTTAAACAAGATGCTTCTATTATGAAGGAAACATTCCGTAATAATTATGGAATTATTGTTTCAGGGAAAGACTGGGTAAAACGTGGTTGTGATGGAACAATTACCAAAGTACTAAAAGATGGGTCTACCCTATATGAGACCTATACCCAAGGGCTTCTCCACGGAAAAGTAACGCAAACTTTCCCTCATTCTACGACCCTTGCCGTAATCAAGACGTACGACCAAGGTCGTTTGGTATCCCATAAAACCTTCTTTTCCAATGGCCTCCCCTCCCAAGAAGAAATTTTCCAAGAAGATGGGGCACTTATAATCACACGCTGGCCCGATAACAATAATAACGACACCATCACTGATCCCTATTTCACAGAAACTACGCATTACGGCCGTGTGATTGAAGGAAACTATTCCTCGTTTAATGGGAAATATTTTTCCTCTATTCGCAATGGAGAAGGAGTACGTTCCACGTTTTCTGTTAATAATGTCCTACTCTCTGAAGAGACATTTAGTGACGGTGTCTTGATTAAAAAAACTACCTTTTATCCAACACGAGATCCTGAAACAATCACGCACTATACTAATGGCCAACCCCATGGACTTCGCCTCACTTACCTCCCTGGAGGAATCCCAAATACTATCGAAGAATGGCGGTATGGTTATCAAGATGGAACAACAATAGTATTTAAAAATGGCTGTAAAGTAGCTGAAATTCCATTTATCAAAGGTATTAAAGAGGGATTTGAACTCCGCTATAATGAAAACGAAATCATTGCGGAGGAAGTCTCCTGGAAAAATAACCGCTTACATGGAATAAGAAAGATTTATGCTGCTGGTATCTATAAATGTGAATGGTATCATCGTGGGCGCCTAGTCTCAAAAGCAAAATTTGAAAGACTGAATAATGCAGGATAA
- a CDS encoding type I restriction enzyme HsdR N-terminal domain-containing protein — MSSSNPFSPQDSTISRRQKSPPAFKLFDSLRDKILVSTPEEEVRQKLITFLIEELHYPANLLIIEKRLASLSPLLQQRPSHYPKKCRPDLLVTTPVTYTTAEGKAYNLGQPRPLLLIECKARVINQRTLNQVLSYNYIIGAPCLAIVCYNKQKTGFLNPKTHQFDFYPGLPSYPQLLTYYLHLKHKV, encoded by the coding sequence ATGTCATCATCGAACCCCTTCTCCCCCCAGGATTCCACAATATCACGTAGGCAAAAATCTCCCCCTGCATTTAAATTATTTGATTCCCTACGGGACAAAATCTTAGTATCTACGCCCGAAGAGGAGGTACGACAAAAGCTCATCACCTTTCTTATTGAAGAGCTCCATTACCCCGCTAATCTCCTCATTATAGAAAAAAGATTGGCCTCTCTTTCCCCTCTTCTACAGCAACGACCTTCGCATTATCCTAAAAAATGTCGTCCTGATCTTCTCGTTACAACTCCCGTAACATATACTACTGCCGAAGGGAAAGCCTATAACCTGGGGCAACCCCGGCCCCTACTCCTTATAGAATGCAAAGCTCGCGTGATTAACCAGCGCACGCTAAATCAGGTATTAAGTTACAACTATATTATCGGAGCCCCATGCCTAGCGATTGTTTGTTATAACAAACAAAAAACAGGATTTCTCAATCCTAAAACTCATCAGTTTGATTTTTATCCTGGATTACCCAGTTATCCTCAACTACTTACGTATTATTTACATCTTAAACATAAAGTCTAA
- a CDS encoding two-component system sensor histidine kinase NtrB: MNNNDTHNSCSSTHELIEIKTRITQSYKQADTILTSIPDGIILLSESGHVLIFNSQAREILGVPENLHILEQPFTDFFPDMFFGFSITEALSSLPLPKTLRVTLSKNNQDCETEIFVKKNSSNGYLFILIRDRSEYKQLENAIEKYKNIAELGKMTATLAHEIRNPLSGIAGFAALLKEELPSLRHQRMLSSIIEGTRSLSTLVSSMLEYTKSQPLNLKIIDLQEFFSSLIPLLSITFPSCQYQRETTLPLIRSIDPDRINSVVWNLVKNAAEATDLPMTLTLHTSGDISVTNPGTLPASIMDKLFTPFFTTKTRGNGLGLAEALKIMRLHGGDIHVENSQEQVTFILKIPYL; the protein is encoded by the coding sequence ATGAACAACAACGATACACATAATTCCTGTTCTTCAACTCACGAGTTAATAGAAATCAAAACCCGCATTACTCAATCATACAAACAAGCAGATACTATTCTTACCTCAATTCCTGATGGAATTATTTTATTATCAGAATCTGGTCATGTTCTTATTTTCAATTCCCAAGCTAGAGAAATCCTAGGGGTGCCTGAAAATTTACATATTCTTGAACAACCATTTACAGACTTCTTCCCTGATATGTTTTTCGGATTTTCCATTACAGAAGCTCTCAGTTCATTACCTCTACCTAAAACCTTACGAGTCACTCTATCAAAGAATAACCAAGACTGTGAAACAGAAATTTTCGTAAAAAAAAACTCATCTAATGGATATTTATTTATTTTAATTCGCGACCGCTCGGAATATAAACAATTAGAGAATGCTATAGAAAAGTATAAAAATATCGCTGAGTTAGGTAAAATGACTGCTACTCTAGCCCATGAAATTCGCAATCCTCTAAGTGGAATTGCGGGATTTGCTGCTCTATTAAAAGAGGAGCTGCCTTCCTTGCGACACCAACGTATGCTGTCTTCTATCATTGAAGGGACACGTTCTCTAAGTACTCTTGTCTCTTCCATGCTTGAATATACAAAATCCCAACCGTTAAATTTAAAAATTATCGATCTTCAAGAGTTTTTTTCCTCTCTTATTCCTTTACTATCAATTACCTTCCCTTCGTGCCAATATCAACGAGAAACTACGCTGCCTTTAATCCGCTCTATAGACCCTGATAGAATCAACAGTGTAGTGTGGAATTTAGTAAAAAATGCTGCAGAAGCTACAGATCTACCGATGACATTAACATTACATACATCTGGGGACATTTCTGTAACAAATCCAGGGACACTGCCCGCTTCTATTATGGATAAGCTGTTTACACCCTTCTTTACAACAAAAACACGAGGCAATGGTCTTGGATTAGCCGAAGCTCTTAAAATTATGCGTTTACACGGAGGCGACATCCACGTGGAAAATAGCCAAGAACAAGTCACCTTTATTTTGAAAATTCCCTATTTGTAA
- a CDS encoding RMD1 family protein encodes MRCTAHCTASSYNLHVLSHLLKTHYPTILSREYVLISSETPEQCDKIAVFFPFGVTVFWGWQESEEIKILQSIVTASPGILPLPEIDQYTFHYGDKLQIRRDRLILADSHLNTKLAISFGLAQSVKLTIFEATIYKTIEDSKRLPQDLATKGKISMSRKAIAKKIGKLFLDKASVNLHSDILDEPDFFWEHPKTQPIYIDVLNCLDINARINVLNHRLTILGDVLEILNDQLNHQHSSALEWTIIWLIMLEVTVALLKDVFNVI; translated from the coding sequence ATGCGTTGTACTGCCCATTGCACAGCTTCTTCCTACAATTTACATGTTCTCTCTCATCTATTAAAAACGCACTACCCAACCATACTCTCCAGAGAATACGTACTTATTTCTTCAGAAACTCCTGAACAATGCGATAAAATCGCAGTTTTCTTTCCCTTCGGTGTTACCGTATTTTGGGGATGGCAAGAGTCCGAAGAAATCAAAATCCTTCAATCCATTGTCACAGCTTCTCCAGGGATCCTTCCTCTACCTGAAATTGATCAGTATACCTTTCATTATGGAGACAAACTCCAAATTCGTAGGGATCGTCTCATCCTTGCAGATTCGCACTTAAATACGAAATTAGCCATCTCCTTTGGTCTTGCACAATCTGTCAAACTGACAATATTCGAAGCAACAATCTATAAAACCATTGAAGATTCTAAACGCCTTCCCCAAGACCTAGCGACTAAAGGGAAAATTTCCATGTCTCGCAAAGCAATTGCAAAAAAAATTGGCAAATTATTTTTAGACAAAGCCTCGGTAAATCTCCATTCAGATATTCTCGATGAACCCGACTTTTTCTGGGAACACCCAAAAACACAACCTATTTATATTGATGTTTTAAATTGCCTAGATATAAACGCACGGATTAATGTTCTTAACCACCGATTAACCATTCTTGGTGACGTTTTAGAAATTTTAAATGACCAGTTGAACCATCAACATTCTTCTGCACTAGAATGGACAATTATTTGGTTAATTATGCTTGAAGTCACCGTTGCCCTACTTAAAGATGTTTTCAACGTTATTTAA
- the recO gene encoding DNA repair protein RecO: MYCYLPGIVLQNLPTEQTHCITTIFSPRGLFTFFVKQGQTLHYPFRETLIPLSLGTYTIHSCPPKMPRLASAELHDAFTEIKTTYVHLQAAGKIIQSLLASQWQEKPSPKLFCLLYNFLHRLPESKNPNMFAATFLLKLLQYEGCLDLSATCSQCKQFIHSPQCYRYQGLKFCKQHKPPKAIPIEYQEEQILHALVQAKHFHELLHLSDFPLGLSKKIIHMFESTLPKNR, encoded by the coding sequence ATGTACTGTTATCTACCCGGAATCGTATTACAAAATCTTCCTACAGAGCAAACGCATTGTATAACAACCATCTTTTCCCCCCGGGGTCTATTCACATTCTTCGTAAAACAAGGGCAAACCCTACATTATCCTTTTCGTGAAACCCTAATTCCCTTATCTTTAGGAACCTATACCATTCATTCTTGCCCGCCAAAGATGCCTCGCTTAGCATCCGCAGAATTACATGATGCGTTTACAGAAATTAAAACTACCTATGTCCACTTACAAGCTGCAGGGAAAATTATACAAAGCCTCTTAGCATCTCAATGGCAAGAAAAACCTTCTCCTAAGTTGTTCTGCTTATTATATAACTTCTTGCATCGCTTACCAGAAAGTAAAAATCCTAATATGTTTGCCGCTACTTTTTTACTGAAACTCTTACAATATGAAGGTTGCCTTGATCTATCAGCAACCTGTTCTCAATGTAAGCAATTCATCCATTCTCCCCAGTGCTACCGGTATCAAGGCTTGAAGTTCTGCAAACAACACAAACCTCCGAAAGCCATACCTATAGAATACCAGGAAGAACAGATTCTCCATGCCCTGGTACAAGCTAAACACTTTCACGAATTACTTCATCTATCAGATTTTCCTTTAGGATTATCAAAAAAAATTATTCATATGTTCGAAAGCACATTACCCAAAAACAGATAA